In a genomic window of Saccharothrix sp. HUAS TT1:
- a CDS encoding PHB depolymerase family esterase: protein MKRMLTTLLTMTSLLSLVLGVALISAGPASAATLTRVTDFGANPTNLGMYVYVPDNVAPRPALLVLVHYCGGSAGAIFNGNGRDFATAADRHGYVVVVPEATREGRCFDVSTRAGLTRDGGSDSTGIMSMVGWVRQRHDVDPARIVVSGFSSGAMMTTVLAAQYPDVFTAASAFSGVPAGCFATTNGSLWNSQCSGGNIVKTPQEWGDLARSMYPGYTGSYPRMQLWHGDQDTTLAYRNFGEGIKQWTNLRGLSQTPSSTDRPQPSWTRTRYGDTGTRAAVEGVSITGTGHTLPQAGMLAYAISFLGLDGGSGGGTTGPLRSVGAGKCLDVPNQSTTAGTRLQVWDCWNGPNQQWTSTTTQELSVYGADSQRCLDAENAGTTAGTPVIIWTCHGGANQKWRLNADGSITSAQSGLCLEVAGSSTANGAPARLWTCNGQPNQKWNRV from the coding sequence ATGAAACGAATGCTCACCACCCTGTTGACGATGACGTCGCTGCTGTCGCTCGTCCTGGGCGTCGCGCTGATCTCGGCAGGGCCCGCTTCGGCCGCCACGCTGACCCGCGTCACCGACTTCGGCGCCAACCCCACCAACCTCGGCATGTACGTCTACGTGCCGGACAACGTCGCACCCCGGCCGGCCCTGCTGGTCCTGGTGCACTACTGCGGCGGGTCGGCCGGTGCGATCTTCAACGGCAACGGGCGTGACTTCGCCACCGCCGCCGATCGGCACGGGTACGTCGTCGTGGTGCCCGAGGCCACCCGTGAAGGGCGCTGCTTCGACGTGTCCACCCGCGCCGGGCTGACCCGCGACGGCGGCAGTGACTCCACGGGCATCATGTCCATGGTCGGCTGGGTCCGCCAGCGCCACGACGTCGACCCGGCCCGCATCGTCGTCAGCGGGTTCTCCTCCGGCGCCATGATGACCACCGTGCTGGCCGCCCAGTACCCGGACGTCTTCACCGCGGCCTCCGCGTTCTCCGGGGTGCCCGCCGGGTGCTTCGCCACCACCAACGGCTCGCTGTGGAACAGCCAGTGCTCCGGTGGGAACATCGTCAAGACCCCGCAGGAGTGGGGCGACCTGGCACGTTCCATGTACCCCGGCTACACCGGCTCCTACCCGCGGATGCAGCTGTGGCACGGTGACCAGGACACCACCCTGGCCTACCGCAACTTCGGCGAGGGGATCAAGCAGTGGACCAACCTCCGCGGCTTGAGCCAGACCCCCTCCTCCACCGACCGCCCGCAACCGAGCTGGACGCGGACCCGCTACGGCGACACCGGCACCAGGGCCGCGGTCGAAGGCGTCAGCATCACGGGCACCGGCCACACCCTGCCGCAGGCGGGGATGCTCGCCTACGCCATCTCCTTCCTCGGTCTCGACGGCGGCAGCGGTGGCGGTACCACCGGTCCACTGCGATCGGTGGGTGCCGGGAAGTGCCTGGACGTGCCGAACCAGTCCACCACCGCCGGGACCCGGCTGCAGGTGTGGGACTGCTGGAACGGGCCCAACCAGCAGTGGACGTCCACTACGACGCAGGAGCTGTCCGTCTACGGCGCCGACTCGCAGCGTTGCCTCGACGCCGAGAACGCCGGCACGACCGCGGGCACCCCGGTGATCATCTGGACGTGCCACGGCGGCGCCAACCAGAAGTGGCGGCTCAACGCCGACGGCTCGATCACCAGCGCGCAGTCGGGGCTGTGCCTGGAGGTCGCCGGCAGTTCAACCGCCAACGGCGCGCCCGCGCGGCTGTGGACCTGCAACGGCCAGCCCAACCAGAAGTGGAACCGCGTGTGA
- a CDS encoding alpha-galactosidase, producing the protein MAWDNGVATTPPLGWNSYDSFNWNVTEAQVKANADYMRDNLKQHGWQYVVIDWAWYYPGRGTGSPNQDANFQPRLRTDANGLLLPDTTRFPSAAGTNGFKPLADYIHAGGLKFGVHLMRGIPRQVVADNLPVPGTSCRANQVNNNTTAAWLNLNWGLDMANPCAQSYLDAQFKLLASWGVDYVKVDDIAAPTYRQAEVEGYKLAIQRSGRPMVLSLSPGPTSTGNGAHVAANANMWRVVNDLWDNWSSLDALFERLHAWTPHRRPGAWPDPDMIPIGRLSQQGPVGSPRYSNLTPDEQRTLMTLWSITRSPLMWGGDLTQNRASELALMTNAAVLAVDQHSLNNRQLFAGAHTAWTADVPGSQDKYLALFNRGSGASTVSASLAELGIGSASVVDLWSGTSLGAVSGTLSRSLPAHGSGLYRITPRTTVPVPTSETFTARHSGKVADVHNASTADGGNVVQWAPNGQANQRWRVRDTGGGYNEVVNVGSGKCLDVYGGASATADGVRVVQWTCNGQANQRWLTQDAGNGHVRLVAQHSGKCLDVSEAATTDGAQLVQWTCNSNSTNQQWRRQAV; encoded by the coding sequence TTGGCATGGGACAACGGGGTGGCCACGACGCCGCCGCTGGGGTGGAACAGCTACGACTCGTTCAACTGGAACGTCACCGAGGCGCAGGTCAAGGCCAACGCCGACTACATGCGCGACAACCTCAAGCAGCACGGCTGGCAGTACGTCGTCATCGACTGGGCCTGGTACTACCCCGGCCGGGGGACCGGCAGCCCGAACCAGGACGCGAACTTCCAGCCCCGCCTGCGCACCGACGCCAACGGCCTCCTGCTACCCGACACCACCCGCTTCCCCTCCGCCGCGGGCACGAACGGGTTCAAGCCGCTGGCCGACTACATCCACGCGGGTGGCCTGAAGTTCGGCGTGCACCTGATGCGCGGCATCCCGCGCCAGGTGGTCGCCGACAACCTCCCCGTGCCGGGGACGAGCTGCCGCGCGAACCAGGTCAACAACAACACCACCGCGGCCTGGCTCAACCTCAACTGGGGCCTGGACATGGCCAACCCCTGCGCCCAGTCCTACCTGGACGCCCAGTTCAAGTTGCTGGCCTCGTGGGGCGTGGACTACGTCAAGGTCGACGACATCGCCGCGCCGACCTACCGGCAGGCGGAGGTCGAGGGCTACAAGCTGGCGATCCAGCGCAGCGGGCGCCCCATGGTGCTCAGCCTCTCGCCCGGCCCGACCTCCACCGGCAACGGCGCGCACGTCGCCGCCAACGCCAACATGTGGCGGGTCGTCAACGACCTGTGGGACAACTGGTCGTCGTTGGACGCGCTCTTCGAGCGCCTGCACGCCTGGACCCCGCACCGCCGCCCCGGCGCGTGGCCCGACCCGGACATGATCCCGATCGGCCGGTTGTCGCAGCAGGGGCCGGTGGGCTCGCCGCGCTACTCCAACCTCACCCCCGACGAGCAGCGCACCCTGATGACGCTGTGGTCGATCACCCGCTCACCGCTGATGTGGGGCGGTGACCTGACCCAGAACCGGGCCTCGGAGCTGGCGCTGATGACCAATGCCGCTGTGCTGGCCGTCGACCAGCACAGCCTCAACAACCGGCAGCTGTTCGCCGGCGCCCACACCGCTTGGACCGCCGACGTGCCCGGCAGCCAGGACAAGTACCTCGCGCTGTTCAACCGCGGCTCCGGCGCCTCGACCGTCTCGGCCTCGCTCGCCGAGCTGGGCATCGGCTCGGCCTCCGTGGTCGACCTGTGGTCGGGCACGAGCCTGGGCGCCGTGAGCGGCACGCTGTCGCGCTCGCTGCCCGCCCACGGCTCCGGCCTCTACCGGATCACCCCGCGCACCACCGTGCCCGTGCCCACGTCCGAGACCTTCACCGCGCGGCACAGCGGCAAGGTCGCCGACGTCCACAACGCCTCCACCGCCGACGGCGGCAACGTGGTCCAGTGGGCGCCCAACGGCCAGGCCAACCAGCGCTGGCGCGTCCGCGACACCGGCGGCGGCTACAACGAGGTGGTCAACGTCGGCAGCGGCAAGTGCCTCGACGTCTACGGAGGCGCGTCGGCCACCGCGGACGGGGTGCGGGTCGTGCAGTGGACCTGCAACGGCCAGGCCAACCAGCGCTGGCTCACCCAGGACGCCGGCAACGGCCACGTGCGGCTGGTCGCCCAGCACAGCGGCAAGTGCCTGGACGTGTCCGAGGCCGCCACCACCGACGGCGCCCAACTCGTCCAGTGGACCTGCAACAGCAACAGCACCAACCAGCAGTGGCGGCGGCAGGCCGTGTGA
- a CDS encoding ricin-type beta-trefoil lectin domain protein, whose translation MWRTTEDITNRWDTGGDGNDVRNASSATLGILDNSDLIAVNQDSLGLQGVQVSFDGTRRVLAKRLANGDVAVAMLNQGGTTTTTDAISASVPANGTQPVIWDCHGTDNQRFTHSGNTLQLLGKCLETPTNATAGTRVQLRDCNGGTNQQWTRA comes from the coding sequence ATGTGGCGCACCACCGAGGACATCACCAACAGGTGGGACACCGGCGGCGACGGCAACGACGTGCGCAACGCCTCCTCGGCCACCCTGGGCATCCTCGACAACAGCGACCTGATCGCGGTCAACCAGGACTCCCTCGGCCTGCAGGGCGTCCAGGTGTCGTTCGACGGCACCCGGCGCGTGCTCGCCAAGCGGTTGGCCAACGGGGACGTCGCGGTGGCCATGCTGAACCAGGGCGGCACCACCACGACCACGGACGCCATCTCGGCGAGCGTTCCCGCCAACGGCACGCAGCCGGTGATCTGGGACTGCCACGGCACCGACAACCAGCGGTTCACGCACAGCGGCAACACCCTGCAGCTGCTCGGCAAGTGCCTGGAAACGCCGACCAACGCCACCGCCGGCACGCGGGTCCAGCTGCGGGACTGCAACGGCGGCACGAACCAGCAGTGGACCCGGGCCTGA
- a CDS encoding SAM-dependent methyltransferase: MLGDGVALTALMVAAARAIETHRPDSLARDDYAEHFVRAAPASANWPLHPRDVPDGEANPLWGRLARYFGLRTRMLDDFVLAAGNRQAVLLGAGLDTRAFRLDWPPDSVVFEVDQPSVLAFKQQVLDGLGAHPRVTRRPVAADLRDDWARLLPGFRPDEPTTWLAEGLLLYLPGDAERRLIDIVDRLSAPGSTLACEVKLVREHPAVRASPVYTSTKAQTGIDLLALFDDDPRPDSVADLTTRGWTTHVHTPFDFTHRHGRGPLPEPHDALAANRWITATKP, from the coding sequence GTGCTCGGTGACGGCGTCGCACTGACCGCGCTCATGGTCGCGGCAGCCCGCGCGATCGAAACCCACCGACCGGACTCGTTGGCCCGCGACGACTACGCCGAGCACTTCGTGCGAGCCGCACCGGCCTCCGCGAACTGGCCCCTGCACCCGCGCGACGTCCCGGACGGCGAGGCCAACCCCCTGTGGGGCAGGCTCGCCCGGTACTTCGGACTGCGCACCAGGATGCTGGACGACTTCGTGCTCGCCGCGGGCAACCGCCAAGCCGTGCTGCTCGGCGCGGGCCTGGACACCAGGGCGTTCCGCCTCGACTGGCCGCCGGACTCCGTCGTGTTCGAAGTCGACCAGCCCTCGGTGCTGGCCTTCAAACAACAGGTGCTGGACGGCCTCGGAGCACACCCGCGCGTCACCCGCCGCCCGGTGGCCGCGGACCTCCGCGACGACTGGGCGCGACTGCTGCCCGGCTTCCGACCGGACGAACCCACGACCTGGTTGGCCGAAGGTCTGCTGCTGTACCTGCCGGGGGACGCCGAACGCCGCCTGATCGACATCGTGGACCGGCTGTCCGCACCCGGCAGCACGCTGGCCTGTGAAGTCAAGCTGGTCCGGGAACACCCCGCGGTGCGCGCCAGCCCCGTCTACACCTCGACCAAGGCCCAGACCGGCATCGACCTGCTCGCCCTGTTCGACGACGACCCCCGACCCGACTCGGTCGCCGACCTCACCACCCGGGGCTGGACCACCCACGTGCACACCCCGTTCGACTTCACCCACCGCCACGGACGCGGACCACTCCCCGAACCCCACGACGCCCTGGCCGCCAACCGCTGGATCACCGCCACCAAACCCTGA
- a CDS encoding EF-hand domain-containing protein, producing the protein MNHPQAALSRVDLVFTLFDANGSGEIEANDFEVMARRVVEAAPQSDAAAKEAMTAAFRHYWTTLAEELDDDRDGRVNRGEFEDVVLSPERFDATIDEFARSLARLGDPDGDGLIERHVFTALMIAIGFEQQNIDTLFDALGPDRGDRIAVSDWVSSIREFYRPDAAGIPGDHLVPSAG; encoded by the coding sequence GTGAACCACCCTCAGGCGGCGCTGAGTCGAGTAGACCTCGTCTTCACGTTGTTCGACGCCAACGGCTCCGGTGAGATCGAGGCGAACGACTTCGAGGTCATGGCCCGCCGGGTGGTCGAAGCGGCGCCGCAGTCCGACGCGGCGGCGAAGGAGGCGATGACCGCGGCGTTCCGCCACTACTGGACGACCCTCGCCGAGGAGCTGGACGACGACCGCGACGGCCGCGTCAACCGGGGCGAGTTCGAGGACGTCGTGCTGTCCCCCGAGCGGTTCGACGCCACGATCGACGAGTTCGCCCGCTCGTTGGCCCGGTTGGGCGACCCGGACGGCGACGGCCTGATCGAGCGGCACGTGTTCACCGCGCTGATGATCGCCATCGGGTTCGAGCAGCAGAACATCGACACGCTCTTCGACGCCCTGGGGCCCGACCGGGGCGACCGGATCGCCGTGTCGGACTGGGTGAGCAGCATCCGGGAGTTCTACCGGCCGGACGCGGCCGGCATCCCGGGCGACCACCTGGTGCCGAGCGCCGGATGA
- a CDS encoding DUF4342 domain-containing protein: protein MSESKPEHPRAAVDAVADVVRGLVSESVNRRVVVRDSKENVVLEVPVALGLVAALAAPVATVIGTGVALVGKCGITFEDRRQPTTTVDTEQV from the coding sequence ATGAGCGAATCCAAGCCCGAGCACCCCCGCGCCGCCGTCGACGCCGTGGCCGACGTCGTTCGCGGGCTGGTCAGCGAGAGCGTCAACCGCCGCGTGGTCGTGCGTGACAGCAAGGAAAACGTGGTGCTGGAGGTGCCGGTGGCCCTCGGGCTGGTCGCGGCGCTGGCCGCCCCGGTGGCCACGGTGATCGGCACCGGTGTCGCGCTGGTCGGCAAGTGCGGCATCACGTTCGAGGACCGCAGGCAGCCCACGACAACGGTCGACACCGAGCAGGTGTAG
- a CDS encoding HPF/RaiA family ribosome-associated protein, protein MQIQVNTDHNIHGGEGLATYVTTDLESSLSRFSGWLTRVEVHLSEDGGSKPEDKKCVIEARPGGKQPVAVTHHATTVDEAYTGAAHKLGRVLDSRYSRAHDHKGSDSIRHMPAPEDPDQVGVIEDEPRS, encoded by the coding sequence ATGCAGATCCAGGTCAACACCGACCACAACATCCACGGTGGCGAGGGACTGGCCACCTACGTGACCACGGACCTGGAGAGCAGCCTGTCCCGGTTCAGCGGGTGGTTGACCCGGGTGGAGGTGCACCTCAGCGAGGACGGCGGCAGCAAGCCGGAGGACAAGAAGTGCGTCATCGAGGCGCGGCCGGGCGGCAAGCAGCCGGTCGCGGTCACCCACCACGCGACCACCGTGGACGAGGCGTACACCGGGGCGGCGCACAAGTTGGGAAGGGTGTTGGACTCCCGGTACTCCCGCGCCCACGACCACAAGGGCAGCGACAGCATCCGTCACATGCCCGCTCCGGAAGACCCGGACCAGGTCGGCGTCATCGAGGACGAGCCTCGGAGCTGA
- a CDS encoding Hsp70 family protein translates to MRYSLGIDLGTTFTAAAVSGESGTRVVPLGPDVVAPSTVFARPDGTLLTGELAEIAAAVDPTRVSRGHKRRLGDPTPLVIGGAAYAPAALLAAQLRDVVDAVTAQEGAPPDSVVLTCPAVWGPYRREHFEEVHRLAGLTNVRVVTEPEAAATHYSVERRLGDGALIAVYDLGGGTFDATVLRADRAGMQILGTPEGVERLGGIDFDETLLAHLDAALSGALHALDPTSPSDAATLAAARALCVKAKEDLSTEPDVTLPVPLPGDPRKVLISRTQFDAMIRHSVALTTEALHRTIQSAGLRPDDVTGVFLAGGSSRVPLVSRMVSDAFGKPIHIGLHPKLTVALGAAAIARNSSRTAAGTTAVVPRRDLRPVVPAVPAVPAVPGDRARRRGWLLPAAAVTVAAAVTAAVALVFSGAPQDDAHAAADPSAPQVKGSTAGSSAGATTTTTTTATPVTTTTTATAASPAVAPTAAPPEPAPGRAGGAPDLEVYRGPAPTRYLGMLGSAEDGWAGQVIGDDRTASYQAISAAPDGQSGLRVRWSGTAPGQVYLQHADGGSDLSAYAGAAGALVIDLVVHQSPTATTALAVHCGYPCAAELNATSVLRGLPVGTPRSVKIPVGCFTAAGLDPSTVSTPFLLATAGRFDATVGHVRWVAGAAGDPDATPCDALR, encoded by the coding sequence ATGCGGTACTCATTGGGCATCGATCTCGGCACGACGTTCACCGCGGCCGCCGTGTCCGGGGAGTCCGGCACGAGGGTCGTGCCGCTGGGACCTGACGTCGTGGCCCCGTCCACCGTGTTCGCCAGGCCCGACGGCACGCTGCTGACCGGCGAACTGGCCGAGATCGCCGCGGCGGTCGATCCGACGCGCGTGTCGCGCGGGCACAAGCGCAGGCTCGGCGACCCGACACCGCTGGTGATCGGTGGCGCCGCCTACGCGCCCGCCGCGTTGCTGGCCGCCCAGCTGCGCGACGTGGTCGACGCGGTGACCGCGCAGGAGGGCGCTCCGCCGGACTCGGTGGTGCTGACGTGCCCGGCGGTGTGGGGGCCGTACCGCCGGGAGCACTTCGAGGAGGTGCACCGCCTGGCGGGGTTGACGAACGTGCGCGTCGTCACCGAACCGGAGGCGGCCGCGACCCACTACTCCGTCGAGCGCAGGCTCGGCGACGGCGCGCTCATCGCCGTCTACGACCTCGGCGGCGGCACCTTCGACGCCACCGTGCTGCGCGCGGACCGCGCCGGCATGCAGATCCTCGGCACGCCCGAGGGCGTCGAACGCCTCGGCGGCATCGACTTCGACGAGACGCTGCTGGCGCACCTGGACGCCGCCCTCAGCGGGGCGCTGCACGCCCTCGACCCCACTTCGCCGAGCGACGCCGCCACCCTGGCCGCGGCCCGTGCGCTGTGCGTCAAGGCGAAGGAAGACCTCTCGACGGAACCGGACGTCACCCTGCCCGTGCCGCTGCCCGGCGACCCCCGCAAGGTCCTGATCAGCCGGACCCAGTTCGACGCCATGATCCGCCACTCGGTGGCGCTGACCACCGAGGCGCTGCACCGCACCATCCAGTCCGCCGGACTGCGACCCGACGACGTCACCGGCGTGTTCCTCGCCGGCGGCTCCTCACGCGTCCCCCTGGTCTCCCGGATGGTGTCCGACGCCTTCGGCAAGCCCATCCACATCGGTCTGCACCCCAAGCTGACCGTCGCCCTCGGCGCCGCCGCCATCGCCAGGAACAGCTCCAGGACCGCTGCCGGGACCACCGCGGTGGTCCCGCGCCGGGACCTCCGACCCGTCGTGCCCGCCGTGCCCGCCGTGCCCGCCGTGCCCGGCGACCGGGCGCGGCGGCGCGGGTGGCTGCTCCCCGCCGCCGCGGTGACCGTCGCGGCAGCGGTCACCGCGGCGGTGGCCCTGGTGTTCTCGGGCGCCCCGCAGGATGACGCGCACGCCGCGGCCGATCCGAGTGCGCCGCAGGTCAAGGGCTCCACGGCCGGTTCCTCCGCCGGCGCCACGACCACCACGACCACCACCGCTACCCCCGTCACGACCACGACGACCGCCACCGCGGCCTCCCCCGCCGTCGCTCCCACCGCCGCGCCCCCGGAGCCGGCGCCCGGACGAGCCGGGGGCGCGCCCGACCTGGAGGTCTACCGCGGCCCGGCCCCGACCCGGTACCTCGGCATGCTGGGCAGCGCGGAGGACGGCTGGGCGGGCCAGGTCATCGGCGACGACCGCACCGCCTCCTACCAGGCGATCTCCGCCGCCCCCGACGGGCAGTCCGGGCTCCGCGTGCGGTGGAGCGGCACGGCGCCCGGCCAGGTCTACCTCCAGCACGCCGACGGCGGCAGCGACCTCAGCGCCTACGCCGGCGCCGCGGGCGCCCTGGTGATCGACCTGGTCGTGCACCAGAGCCCCACCGCCACCACGGCCCTCGCCGTCCACTGCGGCTACCCCTGCGCGGCCGAGCTGAACGCGACCTCGGTCCTCCGGGGGCTGCCGGTCGGGACCCCGCGGAGCGTGAAGATCCCGGTCGGGTGCTTCACCGCCGCGGGCCTGGACCCCAGCACGGTCAGCACCCCCTTCCTGCTCGCGACGGCGGGGCGGTTCGACGCCACCGTCGGCCACGTGCGGTGGGTGGCCGGAGCGGCCGGGGACCCGGACGCCACCCCTTGCGACGCCCTGCGCTGA
- a CDS encoding NAD-dependent epimerase/dehydratase family protein produces the protein MDIAIVTGAAGLVGTEAVRFLRERFDLVIGLDNGMRRKFFGADGDVSGNVAEMSFIPNYRHHDVDIRDYATVAGVLAAYGADVKLIVHTAGQPSHDWATERTLDDFSINATGTLNMLEAARRHCPAATFVVTSTNKVYGDKPNSLPLVELETRWDIHPDHPYHEFGIDETMELDGTDRTFFGVSKLSADLVAQEYGRHLGMNVGIFRCSNITGPRHAGVQLHGFLSHLVRTAVAGGEYTIFGHGGKQVRDNIDARDLVRMFWHFHLDPRPGAVYHAGGGRERSTSILEAIATCERLTGRPMSVQYAPEARFTDAKCWITDTRKFSRDHPGWQPQHGLDDTLATMHAHWASMSTPLAEKV, from the coding sequence ATGGACATCGCGATTGTCACCGGTGCTGCCGGGCTCGTCGGCACCGAAGCGGTGCGGTTTCTCCGTGAGCGTTTCGACCTGGTGATCGGGTTGGACAACGGGATGCGTCGGAAGTTCTTCGGCGCGGACGGCGACGTGAGCGGGAACGTCGCCGAGATGTCCTTCATCCCCAACTACCGCCACCACGACGTCGACATCCGCGACTACGCCACCGTCGCGGGGGTGCTGGCCGCCTACGGCGCCGACGTGAAGCTGATCGTGCACACCGCGGGGCAGCCCAGCCACGACTGGGCCACCGAGCGGACCCTCGACGACTTCTCGATCAACGCCACCGGCACGCTCAACATGCTCGAAGCCGCGCGCCGGCACTGCCCGGCCGCCACGTTCGTCGTCACCTCCACCAACAAGGTCTACGGCGACAAGCCCAACTCGTTGCCCCTGGTGGAGCTGGAGACCCGCTGGGACATCCACCCCGACCACCCGTACCACGAGTTCGGCATCGACGAGACGATGGAGCTCGACGGCACCGACCGCACCTTCTTCGGCGTGTCCAAGCTCTCCGCGGACCTCGTCGCCCAGGAGTACGGCAGGCACCTCGGCATGAACGTCGGCATCTTCCGGTGCAGCAACATCACCGGTCCCCGGCACGCGGGCGTGCAGCTGCACGGCTTCCTGTCGCACCTGGTGCGCACGGCGGTCGCGGGCGGCGAGTACACGATCTTCGGCCACGGCGGCAAGCAGGTCCGGGACAACATCGACGCGCGCGACCTGGTGCGGATGTTCTGGCACTTCCACCTCGACCCGCGGCCCGGTGCGGTCTACCACGCCGGGGGCGGGCGCGAGCGCAGCACCTCCATCCTGGAGGCCATCGCCACGTGCGAGCGGCTGACCGGGCGTCCGATGTCGGTCCAGTACGCCCCGGAGGCCCGGTTCACCGACGCCAAGTGCTGGATCACCGACACGCGGAAGTTCAGCCGCGACCACCCCGGCTGGCAACCCCAGCACGGCCTGGACGACACGCTCGCGACCATGCACGCCCACTGGGCCTCGATGTCGACCCCGCTCGCGGAAAAGGTCTGA
- a CDS encoding SDR family NAD(P)-dependent oxidoreductase, with translation MGNGKYSGKVALVTGAANGIGAAIARRLADGGAQVVVADVVAERGEAVAEDVGGVFVPCDVRIPSDSRMAAQTAVARFGGLDIAVLNAGVVTGGDGFDADRYRRVVATNLDGVVYGIEAVLPALRARGGGSIVAMASLAGLMPVPFDPVYGATKAAVVNYVRSYAPLVVGEGIQLNALCPGFAETPIIDGFRGVIHDLGMPILEVSDVVDAFEVVLHSTGIGECWQLQVGVPAEPVAFGAPRSAGG, from the coding sequence ATGGGAAACGGGAAGTACTCCGGCAAGGTCGCGCTGGTCACCGGGGCGGCGAACGGCATCGGCGCGGCGATCGCCCGACGCCTGGCCGACGGTGGCGCGCAGGTCGTAGTGGCCGATGTCGTGGCCGAGCGGGGTGAGGCGGTCGCCGAGGACGTCGGCGGCGTCTTCGTGCCGTGCGACGTGCGAATCCCCTCGGACAGCCGGATGGCCGCGCAGACGGCGGTGGCGCGGTTCGGCGGTCTGGACATCGCGGTGCTGAACGCCGGTGTGGTGACCGGTGGGGACGGGTTCGACGCCGACCGCTACCGCCGCGTCGTGGCCACCAACCTCGACGGGGTGGTCTACGGCATCGAGGCGGTGCTGCCGGCCCTGCGGGCGCGCGGCGGCGGGAGCATCGTGGCGATGGCGAGCCTGGCGGGTCTCATGCCCGTGCCGTTCGACCCCGTCTACGGCGCGACCAAGGCCGCCGTGGTGAACTACGTGCGCTCCTACGCGCCGCTCGTCGTCGGCGAGGGCATCCAGCTCAACGCGCTGTGCCCCGGCTTCGCGGAAACCCCGATCATCGACGGCTTCCGCGGCGTGATCCACGACCTCGGCATGCCGATCCTGGAGGTGTCGGACGTGGTGGACGCCTTCGAGGTGGTCCTGCACTCGACCGGGATCGGCGAGTGCTGGCAGCTCCAGGTCGGCGTCCCGGCCGAGCCGGTGGCCTTCGGCGCGCCGCGGTCCGCCGGGGGTTGA